The Acidimicrobiales bacterium genome has a segment encoding these proteins:
- a CDS encoding SIS domain-containing protein: MCGIIAVVRRPSQRTPATAAEVLAGLDITVADDVAALTAAAEAVEAVDAALRGTPGVRTLLDTPGLAAQVDERAVAVEAALSEAERGLDERAASLSDSELEARNAAIVRLKDAVWAVRRDRLRAAAAIAELAGADTGRAAVDAFWSIQTALSSLDRLEVRGRDSAGLHVLVRDHGLDLSSPEVAALLDGRVEDRLFTSMAVRTPDGNLAFVYKAAAEIGELGDNSRVLRDAVQGDRLLHRALEADGAEAVVVCHTRWASVGIISQPNAHPVNQEEEGLDGPYVVAALNGDVDNYAELKATEGLQVPPEVTTDAKVIPALVSRRLHEGADLVEAFRATVSSFEGSVAIAAQAAAAPDRLLLALNGSGQGLYVGLAEDAYVVASEPYGLVEETPRYVRMDGESTRGQVVVLSTATAGSLEGVQRWSYDGGELPVDDDDVQVAEITTRDIDRAGFTHYLLKEISEAPQSFRKTLRGRIVDDEAGRLSVRVGDETLPPSVRARLRDGGIRRVLVIGQGTAAVAGQSVAVAIERALPFPVEALPATELSGFRLEDDMSDVLVVAISQSGTTTDTNRTVDMVRGRGAAVVGIVNRRNSDLVEKSDGVLYTSDGRDVEMSVASTKAFYAQVAAGFVLAEALAAEVGVTDARASELLAGLRALPDAMDEVLRRRDDIAVAAIRHAPSRRYWAVVGNGPNRIAASEVRIKLSELCYKSIACDVTEDKKHIDLSSEPLIFVCAAGLVGANADDVAKEVAIYRAHKAAPVVVATDGADVFSAAVHTVWVPEVHPALAFVLSAMVGHLFGYEAALSIDAQALPFREARGAVESLVSSGLEGDALLSRLASLVEQPAEAFFAGLREGAYNGHLEAATAVRVASLLRYAMGMVPLDAYEVEYGKVGTPGALFDDLADALTRGVEELTRPVDAIKHQAKTVTVGISRSEEALFATPLVAQALAAGAPRDRLSYRALRVLATLDPAVAEVTGWTRYRIEDEATVHVVDQGGAARGLPSRTAQNPALRGTKHQAAVEREVIVTRGRSDGRTVVIVPETKDNQATGLTLLHVQFHDRLSPEAARELLAGYRGRFTALVDAVTETEPAFEESRLADIPVVDLLLEPIQPLADRWRA; the protein is encoded by the coding sequence ATGTGCGGGATCATCGCCGTCGTCCGTCGGCCCTCCCAACGGACCCCCGCCACTGCGGCCGAGGTGCTGGCCGGGCTCGACATCACCGTGGCCGACGATGTCGCAGCGCTGACGGCGGCGGCTGAAGCGGTCGAGGCGGTCGACGCCGCCTTGCGGGGCACGCCGGGCGTGCGCACGTTGCTCGACACGCCGGGCCTGGCCGCCCAGGTCGACGAGCGGGCGGTGGCCGTCGAAGCGGCTTTGTCCGAGGCCGAACGGGGGCTCGACGAGCGGGCGGCGTCGTTGTCGGACAGCGAACTGGAAGCCCGCAACGCCGCCATCGTGCGCCTCAAGGACGCCGTGTGGGCCGTGCGCCGCGACCGTCTGCGGGCGGCGGCGGCCATCGCCGAACTGGCGGGCGCCGACACGGGGCGGGCGGCGGTCGACGCCTTCTGGTCGATCCAGACGGCGCTGTCGTCGCTCGACCGGCTCGAGGTGCGGGGGCGCGACTCGGCCGGGCTCCACGTCCTCGTGCGCGACCACGGGCTCGACCTGTCGTCGCCCGAGGTGGCTGCCCTGCTCGACGGTCGGGTCGAGGACCGGCTGTTCACCTCCATGGCCGTGCGCACCCCCGACGGCAACCTCGCCTTCGTCTACAAGGCGGCGGCCGAGATCGGCGAACTGGGCGACAACAGCCGGGTGCTGCGCGACGCCGTGCAGGGCGACCGCCTGTTGCACCGGGCCTTGGAGGCCGACGGCGCCGAGGCTGTGGTGGTCTGCCACACCCGCTGGGCCTCGGTGGGCATCATCTCCCAGCCCAACGCCCACCCGGTGAACCAGGAGGAAGAGGGGCTCGACGGCCCGTACGTGGTCGCCGCCCTCAACGGCGACGTCGACAACTACGCCGAGCTCAAGGCCACCGAAGGCCTCCAAGTGCCGCCCGAGGTCACCACCGACGCCAAGGTCATCCCCGCCCTGGTGTCGCGCCGGCTGCACGAAGGTGCCGACTTGGTCGAGGCGTTCCGGGCCACCGTTTCGTCGTTCGAGGGCTCGGTGGCCATCGCCGCCCAAGCGGCCGCCGCGCCCGACCGGCTGCTTCTGGCCCTCAACGGCAGCGGCCAGGGGTTGTACGTCGGCTTGGCCGAAGACGCCTACGTGGTGGCGTCGGAGCCGTACGGCTTGGTGGAGGAGACCCCGCGGTACGTGCGCATGGACGGTGAGTCGACGCGGGGCCAGGTGGTGGTGCTGTCGACGGCGACGGCCGGGTCGCTCGAGGGCGTGCAGCGCTGGTCGTACGACGGCGGCGAACTGCCGGTGGACGACGACGACGTGCAGGTGGCCGAGATCACCACCCGCGACATCGACCGGGCCGGGTTCACCCACTACCTGCTCAAGGAGATCTCCGAGGCGCCGCAGTCGTTCCGCAAGACCTTGCGGGGGCGCATCGTCGACGACGAAGCGGGCCGGTTGTCGGTGCGGGTGGGCGACGAGACGCTGCCGCCGTCGGTGCGCGCACGGTTGCGCGACGGGGGCATCCGCCGGGTGCTGGTCATCGGGCAGGGCACCGCCGCGGTGGCGGGCCAGAGCGTGGCCGTGGCCATCGAGCGGGCCTTGCCGTTCCCCGTCGAGGCGCTGCCCGCCACCGAGCTGTCGGGGTTCCGCTTGGAGGACGACATGAGCGACGTGCTCGTGGTCGCCATCAGCCAGTCGGGCACGACCACCGACACCAACCGCACCGTCGACATGGTGCGAGGCCGCGGCGCCGCCGTCGTCGGCATCGTCAACCGCCGCAACAGCGACCTGGTGGAGAAGTCCGACGGCGTGCTCTACACGTCCGACGGGCGCGACGTGGAGATGAGCGTGGCGTCGACCAAGGCGTTCTACGCCCAGGTGGCGGCCGGCTTTGTGTTGGCCGAGGCGTTGGCCGCGGAAGTGGGCGTGACCGACGCCCGCGCTTCGGAGCTGTTGGCCGGGTTGCGGGCGCTGCCCGACGCCATGGACGAGGTGCTGCGCCGGCGCGACGACATCGCTGTCGCGGCGATCCGCCACGCGCCGTCGCGGCGCTACTGGGCGGTGGTGGGCAACGGCCCCAACCGCATCGCCGCCTCGGAAGTGCGGATCAAGCTCTCCGAGCTCTGTTACAAGTCGATCGCCTGCGACGTCACCGAGGACAAGAAGCACATCGACCTGTCGTCGGAACCGCTGATCTTCGTCTGTGCGGCGGGGCTGGTCGGCGCCAACGCCGACGACGTGGCCAAGGAAGTGGCCATCTACCGGGCGCACAAGGCGGCGCCCGTGGTGGTGGCCACCGACGGGGCCGACGTGTTCAGCGCCGCCGTGCACACGGTGTGGGTGCCCGAGGTCCACCCCGCGTTGGCGTTCGTGCTGTCGGCCATGGTCGGCCACCTGTTCGGCTACGAGGCGGCGCTGTCGATCGACGCGCAGGCGTTGCCGTTCCGCGAAGCGCGTGGTGCGGTGGAGTCGTTGGTGTCGTCGGGCCTGGAGGGCGACGCCTTGCTGTCGCGGCTGGCCTCGCTGGTCGAGCAACCGGCCGAGGCCTTCTTCGCCGGGCTCCGGGAGGGCGCCTACAACGGGCACCTGGAAGCGGCCACGGCGGTGCGGGTGGCGTCCCTGCTGCGCTACGCCATGGGGATGGTGCCGCTCGACGCCTACGAGGTGGAGTACGGCAAGGTGGGCACGCCGGGGGCCTTGTTCGACGACCTGGCCGACGCCTTGACGCGTGGCGTGGAGGAACTCACCCGCCCCGTCGACGCCATCAAGCACCAGGCCAAGACGGTGACCGTCGGCATCTCTCGGTCGGAAGAGGCGCTGTTCGCCACGCCGCTGGTGGCCCAGGCGCTGGCGGCGGGCGCGCCACGCGACCGCTTGTCGTACCGGGCGCTGCGGGTGCTGGCCACGCTCGACCCGGCGGTGGCCGAGGTCACCGGCTGGACCCGCTACCGCATCGAGGACGAAGCCACCGTGCACGTGGTCGACCAAGGCGGGGCGGCGCGGGGGCTGCCGTCGCGCACGGCGCAGAACCCGGCGCTGCGAGGCACCAAGCACCAGGCGGCGGTCGAACGCGAGGTCATCGTCACCCGGGGGCGCAGCGACGGACGCACGGTGGTGATCGTGCCGGAGACCAAGGACAACCAGGCCACCGGGCTCACCTTGCTGCACGTGCAGTTCCACGACCGGCTGTCGCCCGAGGCCGCCCGCGAGTTGCTGGCGGGCTACCGGGGCCGGTTCACCGCGCTGGTCGACGCCGTGACCGAGACCGAGCCCGCCTTCGAAGAGTCGCGGCTGGCCGACATCCCGGTGGTCGACCTGTTGCTGGAGCCCATCCAGCCCTTGGCCGACCGCTGGCGCGCGTGA
- a CDS encoding NAD(P)H-hydrate dehydratase, with the protein MIPVVTPEEMRRIDEAAPESTEVLVERAGAAVARAVVRRLGGTYGRRVVVVAGKGNNGADGRCAARRLSARGVRCVVVDPDVSSVPACDLVVDAAYGTGFHGEYKAPLVGDAPVLAVDIPSGVDGLTGEASPFAVRADSTVTFAALKPGLLFTDRAGVVEVVDIGLDVSGARISVVEDDDVVLPARSRSTHKWDTAVLVVAGSPGMMGAPLLVARGAMRAGSGYVQLAAPDDVPPGNEAVVVPRPATGWASALDVERCRAVVVGPGLGREAGDEVRQFVAAVDKPMVVDADGLNALAGGAAEVLSGRRAPTVLTPHDGEFARLAGDQVGADRIGEARALAVATGAVVLLKGPTTVVAAPDGRVLVSVTGGPQLATAGTGDVLAGMIGAFLAQGLPALEAAAFAAHAHGAASRPGMVAGDLPELVGEWLSGG; encoded by the coding sequence GTGATCCCCGTCGTCACCCCGGAGGAGATGCGGCGCATCGACGAGGCCGCGCCCGAATCGACCGAGGTGCTCGTCGAACGAGCCGGTGCGGCCGTGGCCCGGGCCGTGGTGCGGCGGCTGGGCGGCACCTACGGGCGACGGGTGGTGGTGGTCGCGGGCAAGGGCAACAACGGCGCCGACGGCCGGTGTGCGGCCCGGCGCTTGTCGGCTCGTGGCGTGCGGTGCGTGGTGGTCGACCCCGATGTGTCGTCGGTGCCCGCGTGCGACCTGGTGGTCGACGCCGCCTACGGCACCGGGTTTCATGGCGAGTACAAGGCGCCGTTGGTGGGGGACGCGCCCGTGTTGGCCGTCGACATCCCGTCCGGTGTCGACGGGCTGACCGGGGAGGCGTCGCCGTTCGCCGTGCGGGCCGATTCGACGGTGACGTTCGCGGCGCTGAAGCCGGGCCTGCTGTTCACCGACCGGGCCGGCGTGGTCGAGGTGGTCGACATCGGGCTCGACGTGTCGGGGGCTCGCATCTCGGTGGTCGAGGACGACGACGTGGTGCTGCCCGCTCGCTCGCGCTCGACGCACAAGTGGGACACCGCCGTGCTGGTGGTGGCCGGGTCGCCCGGCATGATGGGCGCGCCGTTGCTGGTGGCCCGAGGCGCCATGCGGGCGGGCTCCGGCTACGTGCAATTGGCGGCGCCCGACGACGTGCCGCCGGGCAACGAGGCCGTGGTCGTCCCTCGGCCTGCGACCGGTTGGGCCTCGGCGTTGGATGTGGAGCGCTGTCGGGCCGTGGTGGTCGGGCCGGGGCTGGGGCGCGAGGCGGGCGACGAGGTGCGGCAGTTCGTGGCCGCCGTCGACAAGCCGATGGTGGTCGATGCCGACGGCTTGAACGCACTGGCCGGGGGCGCCGCCGAGGTGCTGTCGGGGCGGCGGGCGCCCACCGTGCTGACCCCGCACGACGGCGAGTTCGCTCGGCTGGCGGGCGACCAGGTGGGCGCCGACCGCATCGGCGAAGCGCGAGCGTTGGCGGTGGCTACGGGCGCTGTCGTGCTGCTCAAGGGGCCGACCACGGTGGTGGCGGCGCCGGACGGGCGGGTGCTCGTGTCGGTCACCGGTGGGCCGCAGCTGGCCACGGCGGGCACGGGCGACGTGCTGGCCGGGATGATCGGCGCCTTCCTGGCTCAGGGATTGCCTGCCCTGGAGGCGGCGGCGTTCGCCGCCCACGCCCACGGCGCGGCGTCGAGGCCGGGCATGGTGGCGGGCGACCTGCCCGAACTGGTGGGGGAGTGGTTGTCGGGTGGTTGA
- the alr gene encoding alanine racemase, whose product MVEARTRPAWATVDLSAVRHNVACLVELVAPAAVCASVKADAYGHGAVPVAEAILKAGAQWLAVAHVDEGVELRKAGIEAPILLLSEPPLTAVDEAVARHLTMAVYSPAGIEAVETAAVMHGRESVAVHLKVDTGMHRAGASVDDAPALARRIDGSRHLHLEGLMTHFAVADDPDREADTKAQLERFETVRDALAADGIVPDVLHTANSAGAVAFEAARYDMVRCGIAVYGYASIDVRPAMSLSAEVAFVRDVEAGEGVSYGLRYVCPERTRIAVVPLGYADGVPRRLSAVGGEVLVGGRRCPIAGTITMDMLMVDCGPDAEVAVGDEVVLLGRQGDEVITAEDWAGRLDTISYEIVCGIGPRVPRRYVG is encoded by the coding sequence GTGGTTGAGGCCCGCACCCGCCCGGCGTGGGCGACCGTCGACCTGTCCGCCGTCCGCCACAACGTGGCGTGCCTGGTGGAACTGGTGGCGCCTGCGGCGGTGTGTGCGTCGGTGAAGGCCGATGCCTACGGGCACGGCGCCGTGCCGGTGGCCGAGGCGATCCTCAAAGCAGGCGCGCAGTGGCTGGCCGTGGCGCACGTCGACGAGGGGGTCGAGTTGCGCAAGGCGGGGATCGAGGCGCCGATCCTGTTGTTGTCGGAGCCTCCGCTGACGGCGGTCGACGAAGCGGTGGCGCGGCACCTGACGATGGCCGTCTATTCGCCGGCCGGAATCGAGGCGGTGGAGACCGCCGCCGTCATGCACGGGCGAGAGAGCGTGGCCGTCCACCTCAAGGTCGACACGGGCATGCACCGGGCGGGGGCGTCGGTCGACGATGCCCCGGCGTTGGCCCGCCGCATCGACGGGTCGCGGCACCTGCACCTCGAAGGCCTGATGACGCACTTCGCGGTGGCCGACGACCCCGACCGCGAGGCCGACACCAAGGCGCAGTTGGAACGGTTCGAGACCGTGCGCGATGCGCTGGCCGCCGACGGCATCGTGCCCGACGTGCTGCACACGGCGAACTCGGCAGGCGCCGTCGCTTTCGAGGCGGCGCGTTACGACATGGTGCGCTGCGGCATCGCCGTATACGGCTACGCCTCGATCGACGTGCGCCCCGCCATGTCGCTGAGCGCCGAAGTGGCGTTCGTGCGCGACGTCGAGGCGGGCGAGGGCGTGTCGTACGGGCTCCGTTACGTGTGCCCCGAGCGCACCCGCATCGCCGTGGTGCCGCTCGGTTACGCCGACGGCGTGCCCCGGCGCTTGTCGGCGGTCGGCGGCGAGGTGCTGGTCGGCGGGCGCCGGTGCCCGATCGCCGGGACCATCACCATGGACATGCTCATGGTCGACTGCGGACCCGACGCCGAGGTGGCCGTGGGCGACGAGGTCGTGCTGCTCGGCCGCCAAGGCGACGAGGTAATCACCGCGGAGGACTGGGCCGGCCGGCTCGACACCATCTCCTACGAGATCGTGTGCGGCATCGGCCCGCGGGTCCCTCGGCGGTACGTGGGGTGA